The nucleotide window GGGGAAGCTGGCCGAGGTGGAGCTGGACCTGAACCTCCAGCCGGACCTGCCGCCCGTGACGGGCGAGTCGCACTCCGTGGACCAGGTCTTCGTCAACCTGCTCGCGAACGCGGACGCGGCCATGGAGGGCCGCGGGCGCGTGACCGTCCTCACCCGCGCCGAGGCGTACATGCCGGACCGGCCCGTCCCGCCGCGGCGCGTGGACGACCCGCCGGGCGTGTCGTACGCGCACCTCCGGCGGGCGCGCTACACGTCCAGCCGCGACGGCAGCCTCATCGAGCCGGGCACGCAGATCGTGCGCGTCGTCATAGCCGACACGGGGCCGGGCATCCCCGTGGCCAACATCGACGCCGTGTTCGACCCCTTCTTCACCACCCGCGCGCCGGGCGAAGGCACGGGGCTCGGGCTTGCCATCGTCGCCAGCACCATGTCAGACTTCGGGGGCCGCATCGAGGCCTCCTCGGCCGAGGGCGGCGGCGCCGTCTTCACCCTCACCTTCCGCACCTTCCGGAGCCAGACGTGACCGACCGCCGCATCCTGGTCGTGGACGACGAGGCGGGCCTCCGCCACACCCTGCTCCTCATCCTCCGCGACGAGGGCTACCAGGTGCAGGTGGCCGACGACGGCGAGACGGGCCTGCGCATGGCCCTGGCCGAGCCGCCCGAGCTCATCCTGTGCGACATCCGCATGCCGCGGCTGGGCGGGCTGGACTTCCTGGAGCAGTACCAGGCGGCCGGCGGCACCGCGCTGGTGGTGATGATGAGCGCGTACGGCACGCTGGAGACCGCCATCGAGGCCATGCGCCGCGGCGCGTACGACTACATCTCCAAGCCCTTCAACGCCGACGAGGTGCTCCTCACCCTCCGCAAGGCCGAGGAGCGCGAGCAGCTTCGGCGCGAGGTGGCCAGGCTGCGCAAGGACCTCAAGCAGGTGGAAGGGTTCGAAGGGGTCGTGGGCGCGTCCGCCGCCATGCGCGAGGTGCAGGACCTGGCTGCGCGCGTGGCCCCGTTCCCATCCACCGTCCTGCTCACGGGCGAGAGCGGGAGCGGCAAGGAGGCCATCGCCCGCGCCATCCACCGCGCGTCGCCGCGGCGCGACCGGGCGTTCGTGGCGGTCAACTGCGGCGCGATCCCCGAGAACCTGCTGGAGAGCGAGCTGTTCGGGCACGAGAAGGGCGCCTTCACCGGCGCCGACCGCGCCCGCGAGGGACTCTTCGAGGAGGCCGACGGCGGCACGCTCTTCCTGGACGAGATCGGCGAGCTCACCGCGCCGCTCCAGGTCAAGCTGCTGCGCGTGCTCCAGGAGCGCACCATCCGCCGCGTGGGCGGCAGCGGCGAGAAGCCGGTGGACGTGCGCGTGCTCGCCGCCACCTCGCGCGACCTGGTGGACGAGGTGCGCGGCGGCCGCTTCCGCGACGACCTCTTCTATCGCATCAACGTCGTGCAGGTGCACCTCCCGCCGCTCCGCGCCCGGCCCGAGGACGTGCCGCCGCTGGCCGAGCACTTCCTGGTCCGCCACGCCGCGCGCCTGGGCATTCCCGCGCAGCCGCTCCCCAAGGCGCTGGTGCCGGTCCTGGCCGCGTACTCGTGGCCCGGCAACGTGCGCGAGCTGGAGAACGTGATGGAGCGCGCACTCGTCCTCTCCGGCGGCAGCATCGG belongs to Longimicrobiaceae bacterium and includes:
- a CDS encoding sigma-54 dependent transcriptional regulator, with product MTDRRILVVDDEAGLRHTLLLILRDEGYQVQVADDGETGLRMALAEPPELILCDIRMPRLGGLDFLEQYQAAGGTALVVMMSAYGTLETAIEAMRRGAYDYISKPFNADEVLLTLRKAEEREQLRREVARLRKDLKQVEGFEGVVGASAAMREVQDLAARVAPFPSTVLLTGESGSGKEAIARAIHRASPRRDRAFVAVNCGAIPENLLESELFGHEKGAFTGADRAREGLFEEADGGTLFLDEIGELTAPLQVKLLRVLQERTIRRVGGSGEKPVDVRVLAATSRDLVDEVRGGRFRDDLFYRINVVQVHLPPLRARPEDVPPLAEHFLVRHAARLGIPAQPLPKALVPVLAAYSWPGNVRELENVMERALVLSGGSIGEEHLPAHVRTGKHPFDIRDDDGDLSVKRRLPALERTLIARALERSQGNRTRAAELLDLSVRALSYKIQDYGLE